GGGCAAGGTGGTTACTCCCTGCATCGAGAGCCCCCTCTTCATCGGCAAGACCAACTCCTCGGTGGCCATGGAGGAGCTAAACATGACGCATGACACTGGGTCGCTCACAGACACGGTAAGCTGGGGGGACCTGCTGGCAGCCCCTGCCATACTCTCCTTGCCTTTTTGAGCAGGCTGGCTCCTGGGATGAGCCCCCTCCCTCACTGTTCCCTCCTCTTGCACAGAGAAATGCCTACATGATCGCTGCGGGTGTCATCGGGGGACTCTACATCCTCTGCGCGGTGATCCTGTCAGTGGGCGTGCAGGAGAAGAGAGGTGAGGCTTGAGACATGCTGGAATATTCTGGACTCGTGGAAAGGCTGTGGCTTCTGCCAGGGGCTCCCCAGGAGCCTGGCTGAGCTATCAGCCCCTCATTCGTGGGTCCAGCCCCAGAGAAGAGGGGCAGGTAGAGCTGAGGTCTGGGTCTGGGGGCCtggggaaggtgctgcagaAGGGCAGCGCTGTGGGCAGGAGGCCAGAGCATCTCCAGGGTATGTtacagcacagccctgaagacttagctctctgctctgcactgTCGGAGATAAACATTATCTTGCAGTTTTTGCCTGGCCAAGGTTGCTGGTGCCAACTAGGGCGTCCCGGGGTGAGGTGATATCCAAAGTCCGGTAGTTtctgtccttccctccctctgttTTGTGACCAGCTCTGCTTATCCTGGCCGAATCAGCCAGGCCATCCTCTCCCCTCCGTGGGGCTGAAGGACCCCTGGGTGAGGGCAGGGAGATCCCTGCAGGCATTGCCCTGACTCCCTTGGGGCGTGATGCTGTAGGTGGGCAGGGGCTTGTGCAGGGTGCTCATAGGCGTACCttgcacccaagggtgctgtTTCAGTGGGTCTAACGATGGGCTGATTTGCTCTGCTCTCCAGAGTCCTCTGAGCTCCAGTCGGACGAGCCTGTCTCCTTCTTCCAGGGGCTGAAGCTGGTGATGAACCACGGTGCCTATATCAAGCTCATTGCCGGCTTCCTCTTCACCTCGCTGGCCTTCATGGTAAGCACAGCTGGGCTTGGAGgttgggggagagggaagggcagCAGTTGGGCTTGGAGATGGCTGGGGGACAAGCAGCGTACGGCCCAAATAGGATCCCGGCGGGCTGGGAGCATGTGAGGTGGCAGCTCAATGAGCCGGAGCTGCCCcgggcagagaggaaggatgtAGCCTCATGCCCTCAGACGGCTCGGTGAATGGCCGCTTTCTTCCCCTGCTTACGCTTTGGGCGCAGCCTTGTGAGGAGGAGCGCATGCCTCCGGGGTGGCTGAGGTGGCCGTCCCCCCCTAACCACTGTCTGCCTCCTCCGCAGCTGCTGGAGGGTAACTTTGCCCTCTTCTGCACCTACACCCTGGGCTTCCGCAATGAGTTCCAGAACATCCTCCTGGCCATCATGGTGCGTATGGCCTCACCCTGGAGTCCCTTGGGGCTGGGACTGCAGTGGGATGCATGCTGAGGGATCCCATGGGTCCTCTCCAGGAGCCGGCACGGGACGGGTGCTCTGtgggctgaggggagggaggccATGGGGCTACCATAGTCCACCTAGTCCACCGTGGGGACAGTGACCGAAGGTCCCCCGGGAGGACgggagggaggaggagctgcCAAATGTCCTGCAAAGGCCAGGCTGGTTGGCAGGAACAGCGAGGCCTTTGTTCCCTTGTGAAGGCGGCCAAAGACCGGGGAGACCAGGAGCCGTGGGGGCCTTTTGTCCAAATCCTGCCACTTATCTCCCTTCCCCCCTGCCTCGAGAAAAGGATCTCAGTGTTTACTGCCAGGAAGATGGAGCAAAACAGCTCCTCGGGAGTCCTTTCCAGCTTGCCTCTTCCCTGGAGCCCTTCCTACCCGCCCTGCTCCGTGGTATGGAGAGGTCCAAGGTGCTGAGGTCCCCGCAGAACCTGGCTCGTGGCCATGCTGTGTGCAGGCAGCAGTGACAGGATCAGGTCCCTTCCCAGCACTGAGGATCGAGTCGGGTCCTCCCTCTGTTTGAGCAAGCGTGCCCTGAGGACGGCGGTGCCGGGTGCCAGGGTGCTCTGCactgggggaggaggtggccCCATGTACCTGCTCCAATTGCAACCTCTCCTTCCCGGGAGCGGAGGCAGGCGAGGGATGGGGtgagggcaggagcaggcagcgcGGCTGCATGCCGGCCCTGGGAGGGAGCATGTGGAAATCGGAGGTGCTGGAAATGCGATGGGAGAGGCTATGCCCAGGAGCTACTCCTTGCTGAGAAGACCTTTTGCCCCAGAGAAGAGCCTGGCCAGCAAGTGACACCATGacctccttctcttcccataGCTCTCGGCCACCTTGACCATTCCCTTCTGGCAGTGGTTCCTTACCCGCTGTGGGAAGAAGACTGCTGTCTATGTGGGCATCTCGGTGAGTGGGTCCCCTCGAGCGCAGAGGTACATGTGAAGATGGTGTTTCCCACATGGGGTGAGCAGAGCTGTGTCCCTCCGAGGGCCCGGAGCTGGGCaggggtggctgctgctgctgatttggtgcctgtccctcctcctgctATTTGTGCTGTTGTGGATGTGGCCACGGCCAGCTGAAATGGCCACTGTGGGGCTCTGGGAGGAAGGCTGCactgctgcttccccagccGTCCCTGCAGTCGGAGGGCTGGCATGcatgggagggaaggggaaaggccAGGGAGTCTGGGTCAGGCACTGCTGACGCCAACCTGGTTTCTGTCCCCTATCCAGTCTGCCATCCCCTTCCTCATCATGGTGGCTGTCCTGGACAGTAACCTCATCGTCACCTACATCGTGGCCGTTGCAGCTGGGATCAGCGTCGCAGCcgccttcctcctgccctggtgAGTGTGAGGTCCTGGTGCTCTCAGCACTGCGCCCCAGGAGCTGGGCAAGGTGCTTCCAGGGCCTGCTGGAGTGGTTAGAAATCCTTGGGAGGCCTTTTTGCAATGTTTTCAGCCCAAAATGGGGCTCTTGGAGGGAAATCCTCCCAGCAGGGAGAGGAAATGCTTTGTTGGCTTTGTCCTAGTGTTCACTATTCCACTCTCCACACAGGTCCATGCTCCCGGACGTCATAGATGACTTCAAGCTGCAGCACCCTGACTCCCATGGCCATGAAGccatcttcttctccttctacgTCTTCTTCACCAAGTTCACCTCTGGGGTCTCCCTGGGCATCTCCACACTCAGCTTAGAGTGAGTTTTTGTGTGggagctgaggaggagggagggaggccaGTCTGGTGCCTCCACATCCAGGCGTCTCTGCTTCCcaagggctgggagggaggtggggggggtcTAAATCCAGCTGTGGCTCCACAGACCTCTCCCTTCAGGGACAGGTTTGTCTCCAGCAAACTCCTTTGCCTGAAAGTCCCTTTCTGTCCGCAGCTTTGCAGGGTACCAGACgcggggctgctcccagcccagcaagGTGAACATCACCCTGAAGATGCTGGTGTCCGCCGTGCCCGTGGGGCTGATCCTGCTGGGCCTGCTCCTGTTCAAGCTGTACCCCATCGACGAGGAGAAGcggaggaaaaacaagaaagccctgcaggacttaAGGTGAGTGTCAGCTTGTGCTATGGAGGTAGCAAGCACAGCACGCCAGCAGGGCGTGTGGGGGAAGGATCAGGCCCAGACGGGTTGGGACACACTGTGACTTGTCCAGGAATCCTCCAGGACTCCGTGGGTGGTGGGGTGAGGGAAGGCTTGACTTGTTTTCCCAATCCCAACTTCCAAAGAGGTGGCGTGAAGTGTTTGAGATCAACGGGGAACCCGCCCCAGTTGCTAAAGAAAACTCTGTTCTGGGGACTGCGCAATGCGGTGACGTCCCTCTCGAGCCCTTCGGAAGCTCCTTATGCTCCAAGGCAGAAGTCTGCTTGGAGGCAGGACTTGCTCCACGGCTCACTCCATGCCTCCTTTCCAACGCTTTTCTCCCAGGGAGGAGAGCAACAGCAGCTCTGAGTCGGACAACACAGAACTGGCCAGCATCGTGTGACCCCGGGCTGGGTCCGTCCGCTCACACTGGGGCTCTCCGAAGGACTCGGCCCCTCCGGGGCTGGACCAGCCTCGTGCCGCCGCAGGTGTGCACCAGCAAGGAGCGCCTGGGAGAAGCTGTGCAGAGCATCCACCGACTCAAACACGAGATCTGTGCCGGTCTTGTGCCTTCCATGGGATCCACAGAGCGCTGGTAGTGTACATTACACGAATTGACCCTGTGGTACCTGTGTGCCTCACAAGAAACAAGCACTGTTCCCTGCCGGGTCCCGGAGAGCAGAAAAGCCCGGAGCGGGATCCTTTTGCTCGTAACGCTCGTGCCTGCTGCCAGTCTGTGCCTGGCCTGTGTGGGGCCGATCGCCTGTGGGACCGGGGGTAATGGTTAGTGTACATTACACTGTCAATGTGACCGCGCCAAGGACGTGAGCTCACCTCTGCTGTCTGTACATATGACACTAATTTGgaaagctgttctttttttacagAGCCTAATTAACTTAATGATGTAAATATGAAACTATTTCCTATTTGTATATATCTGTACAGAACCGAACTCGAGGAcctattaatattaatttacatAAAAGCGGGGGAAGTGAGCAGTGTGGAggattcttttttgtttggctgctttttttgtgGATGTCAGCAAACCTGGGGTCCCTTTACACGCCACGGGGCGCAGGATTGACTTCTCCTGAGTTGAAGGTGCAGGAATGCCGTAATCCGTGCCCGGTAGCCCCTTACCCCTGTGCGGCTCCTTGCTCggtgcctgtgctgcagcaacCCAACAAAGGCtctattattttctctctttggaGAGGGAAcgggggtggagggaggaatgaaatgaaagtgCTGGTTGCGGAGATTGTGAACCCAGGGCTGGAAACAggagaggcagctggggagTGGAGAGAAAGGGAACGCGGGTTGTGGGTGACACTCAACACTTTCTCCCAGGGCAGAGTGCTGTGCAAGCGCTAATCTTTGTGGATATTTATACCTTGCTCTCGCATTCCCCTCTCCGCAGCAGAAACGGGGAGAGCCCTGCCGTCCCCGCTCAGTGGGAGCACTGCACTCCTGTGGCAGCAAGTGTAATGCAGAGGGGGAAAGCAGGCTGGAGGATGCACCGGAGATGAAGCAGCTGCCCATACAGTTGGGGCAAATCCCCAGTGTGAGGGGACGGTGCTagctctgctgctctgtccATGTGGCTGCTGCGCTGGGGGACAGGGCTGTTGCCTTTTGTTAAGCACGTTTGTCACACCAAGAAATCTGTGGGGTCAGTGCCTGAGCTGAGAGCAGCCCCTCTGCGCAGGGGGGCTCGGAGGAAGGATGGCTCATCCTTTGTTCCACTTTTGGGTACAAAGGACTGGAATGAGGATGGGGTTTTAAAAATAGCCAGAGGGATTAGACCTTAGCTGGGAATAGGCAACTGGGCCCCACTCTGCCACCATGGCCGGGGTCATGGAAAGAAGCGAAAGGGATGATGCAAGGAGGCTGGGAGCTGGCtttgtgctgagcagagggcaaGAGGCGGCGTTAGCCTTggcctgggtgctgcctgctTCCCCCAGGGATGGAGCGTGCAATGAAGGAACAAGGGTAGGAGAAAGCCAGTGCTCTGAAGCCCCTGTGGCAGGGCAGGTGAAAGGAGGAGGATGGCGGCAGTGCTCCGGCCAAGCACAGAGCTCGAGATTGTTGCAAATGTACTgacccctgccctgctcctggccgGGTTTGCGAGGAGTCATCCTGGCCATTGCTATGACCTGGCTGCCTCCAAGGGGTGTGGGCAGCGCCGCTGTCTCCAAGGATTTGCAAGATTGCTgctagcttttcttttcagagtttCAACAGAAATCAGGGACATTTTATTCTTTGCCTCCTCTTTTTTGGCTCTGCGGGGTTCACGAGGAGCCTCTGTTCAAGTTTTTTGCAGCCAGCTCAAAAGACTAAAAGCATACTGAGCTTGAACTGGGGCCCAGACATTCCTAGCTGAGCACACCTCTTCTGTTTGAGGCTTTTAAGAAAATAGATGGGGGGGGAAAGATGACTATGGGTGTTGATAGCACTGAGCCCTGGGCAAAACTCCAGCCTTGAAGCAGAGACCGTGTCTTGCTTCAGCTGAGATTAGAGAGGGCTTTCCAAGTGTGAAGAAAGCCTCTCTGGCATGGCAAGTCTTCCCCTGGGGAGGACTTCCCATGCATGGGGAGATGTTGCCCACACCTACGGCtggcctccagcagcagctgtgctaTGGCTTAATCCACACTAACCTTGAGGATGGAGCAAATGCACCCCAGTGTCCGGGAAGcacctccctgcagagctggagttACATCGCTGCTCTGTCCGGGTGAGCCACGTGTTGGGGCTGACATACGGGGCAGCGCTGGCCCTGTGAAATCAAAGCCAGAACGTGGAAAATGCAGGGTGTCAGCTGTGTGCTCAGCACCTGCTGAGCTGATGCCTGTAACAGCATACGTGCTGCCCGGAAACCATATGTCAGTGCTGGGAATCAGCCCTGATTCCCAGCTGATGGGCTTTAACGGGATCCTGggccagctggggcaggggttACTTACTGGTCTGGTGCCAGGGCCTTGGGGAGCCTTTTCCCAAACTAGGGGGGTATTGTTGCCCATGCTGGAAAGGAACAGAGCATTTCTGTTCTGCTCAGGGAACCAGGTTGTGTGGTCCCTTTTGTTCCCAAGGGAAAGAGCCGTTCACTGTGCATCGGTGAAGGTGCACGTGAGCAGCGGGGCTCGTAGAAAGAGCCtggcaggggtgcaggggagggcACGCTGCTGCGGGCACCCCTCTTTCCACCGACACTCAGAGTACGTTAGTGCACCCCGTACCCTTCCAGGGCCTCTGGTCAAGCTGCAAGGGAGCCCTGGGGAAATCTGCTGGGTGCCAGCACCCAGTGGTCCCAGTGCACATGGCTGAGCCCAGACTGGTGGGCAGCACAAAGCTCTGGGAGGGGCTTTTCAGGAGGACGCTGCCCTGGCCACACCACAGGGCAGCACCGTGGTGAGCCAGTGACATGCCATCGGGGCTGGACGTGCCAGGGGAAAGGTGGAGAGGGGGCTGCGAGTGATGGGGCACAACCAGATGTTCACCCCAACCACAGGGCGCTTGTCCGGGTAGGTGGCTGTGGAGGGGACAAAACCGGGAAAACATCAGTCACGGCCTCCAAAGGGCAGCACATGAACCTGCCAAATTGGACTTATATCCTCTGTTTGCCACCAAGGGTGGCTTTGCCAAGAGGCGGGTCCCCCCCCTCCTCAGACGACGCAGACGGAGGGACAGTCCCCAAGGTGAGAGTGGCCGTGCTGTGTCTGTTTACCCTACGGGGGATAAGTGGAAGTGTGAAAAGTCACTCCTTGCAGAGGGCGAGGAATAACCCCCCTCCTTATCCTCAGGGAAAGGGCAAAGAGCCTCGGGTTTATCTTGCAGCAGGAAGAGATTTATGAAACTTTCAAACAGCGGCTGGTGGGGACGCTTTCCCCTTGGCCCCTGGGCTGGAGGGACCTGCCTGCCCCACACTGCAACAGCAATCACCCAGGGGAAACAGATCCAGCTGGAAATTAGCTCAGCCTGGGAAGCTCCGGGGAGAAGCAGGATTGCCAAAGCAGGGCTGTGCTTGGGACAGAGGCACTGGCCGGCGGGTCATGGTGAGCAGGGCCACCTCCCCGGCACACTGGTCCCCAGGCTGGGCTCTGTCAccagctggggaaggcagagtTAACCCAGGGCATTCCTGGGTACGGCTGTCCCCAGGGGTCACCTTGTCTGGGCCACCTGCCTGAGGTCACTCACTTTGTCTGCAAATAGAGACTGAAGGCTACCGACCTGTTTTGGTGGGCTTTAGTTAATGTTTTGCAAACCCACTGTTCCCAAGGATGTAAGCAGCCAAGGCGCTGCAGTATGTGGCCAGAAACTAATGGGGCAGCAAGATGGTTTCCTgctacccccccccccaaaaaaaaaaaaattaacacctTTTCCTAGGAATGAAGCTTTAAATTGCTTTGCTGAGAAATGAAGTGTTGTGTGCAGGCCAGTGCTCAGGCTTAGCCTTAACCAGAGACGGTTCAGGGAGCTCTGAAAGCACAGCACTGCCTTAGCCCCTGCCAGGATGGTGTTTGCTCCTGCGGAGGAGTTGGAGGCTGCTGAGCACCACAAGGACCTGGGCTGGAGCTCAGACAAGTGCCCTCCTCGCCCCACAATAGAGCAGGGACAAGTGCTCTCCTTCGGCTGCAACAAGCCAAAGGGCGCTGTCTAGGGGACACAAAGGCATTTTAGCCATTTTGTGGctaaaaaaaagagcaaatattcCCCTGGTGCTTGGAGGAAAGGGGGACGAGGCACCAACTACTTGGCAGCAGCATGGGGAAGCTGTAAAGTTTTCCCTGGAGGGAGGACCGTATCAGTCACAGGCTGGCATGGTTTATGGGCACCAGGATGCCCCACTGAGCACTGACCTGGCTTACAGTCCTCCCGTAAACAGGCAGCTCTTCCGTGACCCAGCCTCACCAGGAACTTGATCTTTGTTCCTTCAGGAACCACGTTCAGCGGAACGGACCCACCCCAGAAGCAAACAGACCGACTTGGGGCTGGGTAGCGATATCCCCAGTGAGCAGCgctcttcctctccctgttctCCGGTTATTTCTAGTTCCTCTCCCCGGTCTCAGTTCCTCCTTGCGGATGCAGCCTGGGAGGACGGCTCCTGCCTGTTGCTGCCCACCAGGCTTACCGCTGCCCGCACACCAGCGAGGCAGGACGTGGCTGGTGCTTCACTGCTGTGACTGTTACAGGATCCTACAAAATATAAGTCATTGGCTGCATGGAAAAGAGGTGGTTgtatcttattttctattttgcatCATGTCAATTGATCCTAAGGTGTCTGATCATGATGGAGACAGCTGCAAGAGGCAGATCAGGTGTTGGCAGGGTGGAAAATGAGGCAAGAAAACCAGGCAAATGGCATTGGtgactgcaggcagctgctcctgggaagCTGAACTGGGAAGGACGATGCGAGGGCAGTGGTGCAGGTCTCGCTTGGCTCCACGTGGTTTGCCAGGGCAGCGGCTgagagctgggggggctgcacggaggggagggggggataGTGGTGAGTTGCGTCTTTCTGAGCAGCCACAACTCCTATCCACTGGCTGCtcagaaaaatcaaaccttCAAAGGGTTTTGAACGCCTCCCCAGCTCGCAGGGAGCGCCAAGCTGGAGGAGACAACCTCACTAGATGTCAGCAGAGCCACGCTCCCGGTGatcctgctcccagccctcgGCTGATTCCAGGCTCGGCCCTGCTCCCGCCTGTACAGCTTGGGATCCCACAGATGGAACCCAGATCTCCACTTGGGAGCTTGGTAGCGGACAGGCCCCGCTTCCACCCCGCGCTGCGGCAGACGTGACCATCTATGGTAGCAAAGCAGAGGGCAGGAAGCGGCGGTAAAGTCAGCCGACCTCTCCgggttttctcctccttcccatcctGTCAACGTGTCCCAGCCCTCACCGGAACAGACGCTCTGTCTGTCTGCACAAACCCCTGGCCCCAGGGGCGGCTTCAactccctccccagggctgccgggACCCAAAAACGCGGAGCAAAGGTCCAGGTCCCtcgcagcaggcagggaggacgGCTGCCCTTTCTCTTACCGTGGCAGCAAACACCTTTTTAGAGCAAGTCCTGCCCTAATGGTAAAAGCAGACAGCGAAGCTTCCTCTGGGAACAATCCCATGTTGACTCCAGGGATCTCTTCCTGACTGAGTTATTTTTCCCTTGACTGCCCTGTTCTCGGCCTCTCCAGCAACAAAGCTGGGACAACAATATTTATCCATCCTCTGCCAAGTGCTGTGAGACCCTCGGATCAAAGAGGGTCTGTGAGCACAAGGCTCCAAAGTGCTCCGTACCCGGGGAAACACGGGAGCCTTGTAGGAGCTGTTGGATGTTTGGGATGAGCCAGCACACACCAAAAGTAAAACCGTCTTTGCCACACAGAGCCAGCAATGACAACCACCCCCGGCACAGAGCATCAGGGGCCCAGAGCCCTCCAGGATTTTACCCTGTGGGAAGGGTGTAGCTGTTTCGATCGTCAGCGGTTTCCCAGCGGGACCGTTCCCCCATCCTGCACCCACCACACGTAGCTCGGAGGGGCCTGGACCTCAGCTCCCCCAGACGCAGCCAGGTGCCGTTTGGGAGGGCCCGATGGGTCCCTTccacctcctcccagccccagcccaggccgccctgctccccagccaagTTCTGCCCCGGCAAGGGCAGGACAAGCCCCCTCCCCAAGGGGGGCTCATCCCATCTAGCCCCACCCGGAGACCCAAGGTGCAGCCCCCAGCCACATCTCTAGGGCCCCAACCTCCAGCCTAACCCCTCTCCCAGGGGTCCCCACCTCCTCACAGCACCCCAAACCGCCCCCCAACCCCTCTCCGGGGGTCCCAGACCTCCTGAGGACCCCACCGCCCCAACAGCCCCTCCTGGGGGGACTGCAGCCCTCCCCCAGACctgccctgggggggtcccagctgCCCCTGCTGGGGCTCTCAGCCCCCCCAGCCTCTCTGTGGGGGTCTCGGGCACCTCGAGGATCCcggagcccccccagcccctccccggAGGTCCCGGGCCCCATCCGGCCCCTCGCCCCCCCGCCAGCACCTCCGTGGCCCCACCCACCAAGCGAGACCCCGCCCTTCCAGCCCCACCCCTCGCCCTCCAGCCACACCCCCAACCCCACCCGCCAATCACAGAGCGGTGGCCGACCCAAGCTCCTCCCGGCGCCGTGCGTACTTCcggcgcgcggggcgggggccggaagcggcgggcgcggggggtgctgggcggcgccgggcggcggcggagcgggagcgcggcggggaggTGAGGTGAGGTGAGTGCCGGGGCTGGGAATGAGCGGGGGGGGGCTCCCTGCCGAGGCTGCCGACCCTGCCCCGGAGCCGGTATCGGCGGGAGGAGACTCCTGCGGGGcagcggccgcgccgggccccgGGGCTGGTCGGGGGGCGCCGGTGAGGGGTCGGGCCAGGGCCCGtccgggctgggggggggctccGTCCCCCGAGGCCGCGTTGGGCGGGCgcagggaggtgggaggggctgctgggggtAAATCCGTTAAACGCGGTGGTTTCGGGTTAATTTAGTCCCGGAACGGTGAAAACTCCCCGACGGGGCTGTTACCGGGGCCCGTCGCCGCCCGTGGCACCGGGTGGGGGAGCTTCGGGCCTCCCCGGGGCTCCCTGTGCGGAGCGGAGGCGCTTCCTGCCgcgggggcccggcccgggggtgTCTCTACGCCCGAATTCtgtccggggagggggagcgggCACAGATTCCCGAGACCTGGGCCGCTCTGGTCCATCCCCGCCGGTGCCGCTCGGCCCTCTGCGGCGGGGTACGCCATCCGGGCGGAGGGTCGGGCTGGGGGGGCCCGTACCtgcccccacagccccagcgAGAGGCGTTTAATCCCGCCCGCTCTGGCTCCGTCCCCTGGAAGGGGGGTCGGGCTGTGCTGGCGGCCCGGCTGCCGGTAGCTCTCGGTCGAgagctgccccctccccggtgATGCGGCGGGCGGGTCGGGAAGCGGAGGGGTCGGCGGGTTAccggggctggcagctcccGGGTGACTCacttggggaggggggtgtgtgtccaGCTTTCCGCGACAGGACTGAGTGGCCGCAGCCCCAAGCGAGGATATTTCTGTGCTTCCGAACACCGGCTGCTCCCTCCGTCTTACCGGGCTCGGGGTAGCGCTCGTGTCTCCAGCCTGTTGCTGATTTCTCTTCTGCCCTTTGCGTTTTGGTGCTGATTAGGATGGGAGAAATGTGTAAGTGATTGCTTTGGATTTTGTGatagggaaatgaaaaaaacacaacacaggGGTTTTGTGCGGCAGGTGACAGGATTTTGCGCATCGGGTTCTGGAATTCCCCAAGACCTGCGCATCGCCGAAACACCAAGAATCGGTGACCTCAAGAAACTGCTgtattccctttctcttcctgagGCGATCCTCGTGTCCCCGGAATATTGCTGAGCTTTCTAAAAGCCAAAAATACCCCCTATTATTCACGTAACAAAGTTCAGCCAAGCAGCCTCTGCCTGAGCAGGCACAGCTCAGGAGGGATGCTGACGAGGTTCGATGCTCTGAATTCCTGATATGGAGCTTGGTACTGTATCCAATTTAGCTTAGATCCGAGATCCTCAGTTACTTC
This Gavia stellata isolate bGavSte3 chromosome 29, bGavSte3.hap2, whole genome shotgun sequence DNA region includes the following protein-coding sequences:
- the MFSD2A gene encoding sodium-dependent lysophosphatidylcholine symporter 1 isoform X1, giving the protein MAGGGGAERVRAGGLLPPACRQPRRRESRERLSVCSKLCYAVGGAPYQITGCALGFFLQIYLLDVAQLDPFYASIILFVGRAWDAITDPMVGFFISKTSWTRFGRLMPWIIFSTPFAVISYFLIWFVPDISRGQVMWYLVFYCIFQTLVTCFHVPYSALTMFISREQSERDSATAYRMTVEVLGTVLGTAIQGQIVGKVVTPCIESPLFIGKTNSSVAMEELNMTHDTGSLTDTRNAYMIAAGVIGGLYILCAVILSVGVQEKRESSELQSDEPVSFFQGLKLVMNHGAYIKLIAGFLFTSLAFMLLEGNFALFCTYTLGFRNEFQNILLAIMLSATLTIPFWQWFLTRCGKKTAVYVGISSAIPFLIMVAVLDSNLIVTYIVAVAAGISVAAAFLLPWSMLPDVIDDFKLQHPDSHGHEAIFFSFYVFFTKFTSGVSLGISTLSLDFAGYQTRGCSQPSKVNITLKMLVSAVPVGLILLGLLLFKLYPIDEEKRRKNKKALQDLREESNSSSESDNTELASIV
- the MFSD2A gene encoding sodium-dependent lysophosphatidylcholine symporter 1 isoform X2, yielding MPWIIFSTPFAVISYFLIWFVPDISRGQVMWYLVFYCIFQTLVTCFHVPYSALTMFISREQSERDSATAYRMTVEVLGTVLGTAIQGQIVGKVVTPCIESPLFIGKTNSSVAMEELNMTHDTGSLTDTRNAYMIAAGVIGGLYILCAVILSVGVQEKRESSELQSDEPVSFFQGLKLVMNHGAYIKLIAGFLFTSLAFMLLEGNFALFCTYTLGFRNEFQNILLAIMSAIPFLIMVAVLDSNLIVTYIVAVAAGISVAAAFLLPWSMLPDVIDDFKLQHPDSHGHEAIFFSFYVFFTKFTSGVSLGISTLSLDFAGYQTRGCSQPSKVNITLKMLVSAVPVGLILLGLLLFKLYPIDEEKRRKNKKALQDLREESNSSSESDNTELASIV